A single Streptomyces sannanensis DNA region contains:
- a CDS encoding SCO2400 family protein: MGFILPGTADMERSLTFRTRSSPVGTLQVHVWRIGSDHMDYCHLCRRHLNGALACPGCGTPAAELRRHEPAEPPVYAAPEAGGEGPSGPRRAHRAESVSSAEEGGAAGRSRRARKGRTRTVVIVSVGAVLAVGALGLTRLTAGAPQGEAAPPVQEGPVPEETPWPEASSDLPAEPTGLPATEQPSSASAGASESAEASESPSPTVPFSPSAVAPYAWSSAPARQPTTDGESPAPRRPSSEPPVSGTPQEEPLPTASPSPSATCTKFLWWCT, encoded by the coding sequence ATGGGATTCATCCTGCCCGGTACGGCCGACATGGAGCGGAGCCTGACGTTCCGCACAAGATCTTCACCGGTCGGGACCCTTCAGGTGCACGTGTGGCGCATAGGTTCCGACCACATGGACTACTGCCACCTCTGCCGGCGGCACCTCAACGGCGCACTCGCCTGTCCCGGATGCGGCACCCCCGCCGCGGAACTCCGGCGGCACGAACCCGCGGAGCCCCCGGTGTACGCCGCCCCGGAAGCCGGGGGCGAAGGACCGTCGGGGCCTCGTCGCGCGCACCGGGCCGAGTCCGTCTCCTCCGCCGAGGAGGGCGGGGCGGCCGGGCGTTCCCGCCGGGCGCGCAAGGGGCGGACCCGCACCGTGGTGATCGTCTCGGTGGGTGCGGTGCTGGCGGTGGGCGCGCTGGGTCTGACCCGGCTGACCGCCGGGGCGCCGCAGGGCGAGGCCGCCCCTCCGGTGCAGGAGGGCCCGGTGCCGGAGGAGACGCCATGGCCCGAGGCCTCTTCGGATCTCCCCGCCGAGCCGACCGGGCTTCCGGCCACCGAGCAGCCCTCCTCCGCGAGTGCCGGCGCCTCGGAGAGTGCGGAGGCGAGCGAGTCGCCGTCGCCCACGGTTCCCTTCTCGCCTTCGGCCGTCGCGCCCTATGCCTGGTCCTCGGCGCCTGCGCGGCAGCCGACGACCGATGGTGAATCCCCGGCGCCGCGGCGGCCGTCGTCGGAGCCGCCGGTGTCCGGGACGCCGCAGGAGGAACCGCTGCCCACGGCGAGCCCGAGCCCGAGTGCGACGTGCACCAAGTTCCTCTGGTGGTGCACATAG
- a CDS encoding rod shape-determining protein, with protein sequence MTVRLEQLRRCHVAVDLGAARTRVYVKGAGLVVDEPSCAAVNTRTGGVIAVGALAEKMTGRTPDYIRVVRPVSGGTVNDIDMAQRMLRLLLGEKLRRQLRRKPRLRAAACNPHDSDPLAQRATVETLVGLGARRVELVDTLIAAAVGCQLPVEQPTATMIMVCGAATTQIAVLSLGSIVTAERIPVGGNAVDHAVIQHLRHHHELMLPSQSVRPLQLALHGNGLAPHGPKSTEIHGRDVATGLARSVLVDTAAVRDAIHTPLTSVLDGIGRVLRECPPDLVADLVDRGIMMVGGSALLPGLDQMLREATGMPVHIAERPDICAVQGLGAMLEGNVHSMVLNPLAETPPNELGE encoded by the coding sequence ATGACCGTGCGTCTTGAGCAGTTGCGCCGTTGCCATGTCGCCGTCGATCTCGGAGCCGCCAGAACCCGGGTGTACGTCAAGGGCGCCGGACTCGTCGTCGACGAGCCCAGCTGTGCCGCCGTGAACACCCGCACCGGCGGGGTCATCGCCGTCGGCGCCCTGGCGGAGAAGATGACCGGCCGCACCCCGGACTACATCCGGGTCGTACGGCCCGTGTCCGGCGGCACCGTCAACGACATCGACATGGCCCAGCGCATGCTCCGCCTCCTGCTCGGCGAGAAGCTCCGCCGCCAGCTGCGCCGCAAGCCCCGGCTGCGCGCCGCCGCCTGCAATCCGCACGACAGCGACCCGCTCGCCCAGCGCGCCACCGTGGAAACCCTGGTCGGGCTCGGCGCTCGCCGGGTCGAACTGGTCGACACCCTGATCGCCGCGGCCGTCGGCTGCCAGCTCCCGGTGGAACAGCCCACCGCCACGATGATCATGGTGTGTGGTGCGGCGACCACCCAGATCGCGGTGCTCTCGCTCGGCTCCATCGTCACCGCCGAGCGGATCCCGGTCGGCGGCAACGCCGTCGACCACGCCGTCATCCAGCATCTGCGCCACCATCACGAGCTGATGCTGCCCAGCCAGTCGGTACGCCCCCTCCAGCTCGCCCTCCACGGCAACGGCCTGGCCCCCCACGGACCGAAGAGCACCGAGATCCACGGCCGGGACGTGGCCACCGGGCTCGCCCGGTCCGTCCTGGTCGACACCGCCGCCGTGCGGGACGCCATCCACACCCCCCTCACCTCGGTACTCGACGGCATCGGCCGGGTGCTGCGCGAATGCCCGCCCGATCTGGTCGCCGACCTCGTGGACCGCGGCATCATGATGGTCGGCGGCAGCGCCCTGCTGCCCGGCCTCGACCAGATGCTGCGCGAAGCGACGGGCATGCCCGTGCACATCGCCGAACGGCCCGACATCTGCGCCGTCCAAGGACTCGGCGCGATGCTGGAGGGCAACGTCCATTCGATGGTGCTGAACCCGCTCGCCGAGACACCACCGAACGAACTGGGCGAGTGA
- a CDS encoding sensor histidine kinase, giving the protein MLLEAALGVGTYPELRTTLQHIVDTATELTGAQYGALGIYDPERGAVVELFTTGLSDEARARIGRLPDGRSGLLGALIHDPRPIRLDDLTADPRSGGVPPGHPEMHSFLGVPIRAHTEVVANLYCTEKSGGPFSEDDLALLRVLASQAGIAIGNAHLHETTRLRERWIEGTAAVATALLAGDNADDALMTVAEQARILADAAAGVVLQRTENDGMEIVTASTHDDPADLVGTVISPGAPVLEQLLGGEPVFMDDAATDPRMTTHARHRFGPTMLLPLRSGGTLIGTLVLPRHRGARPYTRAERLLAAQFASEAALALVLAGAQHDREQLAVYEDRDRIARDLHDLVVQRLFATEMMLESTLRRAAEAEAGELIGRAVEELDSTIQDVRTAIFALQQPPAAAPSTFRGRVLRETSGAAVLLGFPPSVHFAGPVDALVGEPTADRLLAALRGALAAAHRRPGVSAVDVEIEADAAGVRLVVTDDGTRDDGARGTTVTWHAPL; this is encoded by the coding sequence ATGCTGCTGGAGGCGGCACTCGGCGTGGGCACCTACCCCGAGCTGCGCACCACACTCCAGCACATCGTGGACACCGCCACCGAACTGACCGGCGCGCAGTACGGCGCGCTCGGCATCTACGACCCCGAGCGCGGCGCTGTCGTGGAACTGTTCACCACGGGTCTGAGCGACGAGGCCCGGGCCCGCATCGGACGGCTCCCCGACGGGCGCTCCGGGCTGCTCGGCGCCCTCATCCACGATCCGCGGCCCATCCGGCTCGACGATCTGACCGCCGACCCGCGCTCCGGCGGAGTTCCCCCCGGCCACCCGGAGATGCACTCCTTCCTCGGCGTCCCCATCCGGGCGCACACCGAGGTGGTCGCCAATCTCTACTGCACCGAGAAGTCCGGCGGGCCCTTCAGCGAGGACGATCTGGCCCTGCTGCGCGTACTCGCCTCACAGGCAGGCATCGCCATCGGCAACGCCCACCTCCACGAGACCACCCGGCTCCGCGAACGCTGGATCGAGGGAACCGCCGCCGTCGCCACCGCGCTACTGGCCGGCGACAACGCGGACGACGCGCTCATGACCGTCGCCGAACAGGCCCGCATCCTCGCCGACGCGGCCGCCGGCGTGGTGCTCCAGCGCACCGAGAACGACGGAATGGAGATCGTCACCGCCTCCACCCACGACGACCCGGCCGACCTCGTCGGCACCGTCATCTCCCCCGGCGCGCCGGTGCTGGAGCAACTGCTCGGCGGCGAACCGGTCTTCATGGACGACGCGGCCACCGATCCGCGGATGACCACGCACGCGCGGCACCGCTTCGGGCCGACCATGCTGCTGCCGCTGCGCAGCGGCGGCACGCTCATCGGCACCCTCGTCCTGCCCCGGCACCGGGGCGCCCGCCCGTACACCCGGGCGGAGCGGCTCCTCGCCGCGCAGTTCGCCTCGGAGGCCGCCCTGGCACTCGTCCTCGCCGGCGCCCAGCACGACCGGGAACAGCTCGCGGTGTACGAGGACCGCGACCGGATCGCCCGCGATCTGCACGACCTCGTCGTCCAGCGGCTGTTCGCCACCGAGATGATGCTGGAGTCCACACTCCGGCGTGCGGCGGAGGCCGAGGCCGGTGAACTCATCGGGCGGGCCGTCGAGGAACTCGACTCCACCATCCAGGACGTACGCACCGCCATCTTCGCCCTCCAGCAGCCGCCCGCCGCCGCGCCCAGCACCTTCCGCGGCCGAGTACTGCGCGAGACCAGCGGGGCCGCGGTGCTCCTCGGCTTCCCTCCGTCGGTGCACTTCGCCGGCCCGGTGGACGCGCTGGTCGGCGAGCCGACCGCCGACCGGCTGCTGGCCGCGCTGCGCGGCGCCCTGGCCGCGGCGCACCGCAGACCGGGGGTGTCCGCCGTCGACGTGGAGATCGAGGCGGACGCGGCCGGGGTACGGCTCGTCGTCACCGACGACGGAACACGGGACGACGGCGCCCGGGGCACGACGGTGACGTGGCACGCGCCGCTGTGA
- a CDS encoding acyl-CoA synthetase — MSVLFPALHAASGNEAVRFGDRALSHAGLAAAAGSLVPRLTGAGRVAVWATPSLETAVGVVAALLAGAAVVPLNPKTGERELAHIVADSAPSLVLAAAGERLPKALGGLERIDVPTAGPAVEVPAEPSAEAPAFVVYTSGTTGPPKGAVLPRRAVVATLDALAEAWQWTGDDVLVHALPLFHVHGLILGVLGPLRRGGSVRHLGRFSTDGVARELAAGGTMLFGVPTMYHRLAEALEDDQELAKALAGARLLVSGSAALPVHDHERITAATGRHVIERYGMTETLMNTSIRADGEARPGTVGLPLPGVELRLVDEAGGELTAYDGESVGEIQVRGANLFTEYLNRPDATAAAFDGDWFRTGDMAIRDPDGYVRIVGRKATDLIKSGGYKIGAGEVENALLEHPGVREAAVTGEPDADLGERIVAWVVPADPAAPPSAEELADHVANRLAPHKRPRVVRFLDALPRNDMGKIMKRALHDV, encoded by the coding sequence GTGTCCGTTCTCTTTCCCGCTCTGCACGCTGCTTCCGGTAACGAGGCCGTGAGGTTCGGTGACCGTGCGTTGAGCCACGCCGGGCTGGCCGCCGCCGCGGGTTCGCTCGTGCCTCGCCTCACCGGCGCGGGGCGCGTCGCGGTGTGGGCGACACCCTCGCTGGAGACGGCCGTGGGAGTGGTGGCCGCGCTGCTGGCCGGGGCCGCGGTGGTACCGCTCAACCCGAAGACCGGGGAGCGGGAGCTCGCGCACATCGTGGCCGACAGTGCGCCCTCGCTCGTGCTGGCCGCGGCCGGTGAGCGGTTGCCGAAGGCGCTGGGCGGTCTGGAGCGTATCGACGTACCGACAGCCGGGCCGGCGGTGGAGGTGCCCGCCGAACCGTCGGCCGAGGCCCCCGCCTTCGTCGTGTACACGTCCGGCACCACCGGCCCGCCCAAGGGCGCCGTGCTGCCGCGCCGCGCGGTCGTGGCGACGCTGGACGCGCTGGCGGAGGCCTGGCAGTGGACCGGGGACGACGTACTGGTGCACGCGCTTCCGCTGTTCCATGTACACGGTCTGATCCTGGGCGTGCTGGGCCCGCTGCGGCGCGGCGGATCCGTGCGTCATCTGGGCCGGTTCAGCACGGACGGCGTGGCGCGGGAGCTCGCGGCGGGCGGCACGATGCTGTTCGGTGTGCCGACGATGTATCACCGGCTGGCGGAGGCCCTCGAGGACGACCAGGAGCTGGCCAAGGCACTGGCGGGGGCCCGACTGCTGGTCTCGGGTTCGGCCGCGCTGCCGGTCCACGACCACGAGCGGATCACGGCCGCGACGGGCCGTCATGTCATCGAGCGGTACGGGATGACCGAGACCCTGATGAACACCAGCATCCGCGCCGACGGGGAGGCCCGCCCCGGCACGGTCGGACTCCCGCTTCCCGGTGTGGAGTTGCGGCTGGTCGACGAGGCGGGCGGCGAACTCACGGCGTACGACGGGGAGTCCGTCGGCGAGATCCAGGTGCGCGGTGCGAATCTCTTCACGGAGTATCTGAACCGGCCCGATGCGACGGCCGCGGCTTTCGACGGCGACTGGTTCCGTACAGGCGACATGGCGATCCGCGACCCGGACGGCTATGTCCGTATCGTGGGTCGCAAGGCCACCGACCTCATCAAGAGCGGCGGCTACAAGATCGGCGCGGGCGAGGTCGAGAACGCGCTGCTGGAGCACCCCGGGGTGCGCGAGGCCGCTGTCACGGGCGAACCGGACGCGGATCTGGGCGAGCGGATCGTCGCCTGGGTCGTGCCGGCCGATCCCGCGGCACCGCCGTCCGCCGAGGAGCTGGCGGACCATGTGGCGAACCGGCTCGCCCCGCACAAGCGGCCGCGCGTCGTCCGCTTCCTGGACGCGCTGCCGCGCAACGACATGGGCAAGATCATGAAGCGGGCCCTGCACGACGTCTGA
- a CDS encoding MFS transporter gives MSGTKAQAPAKSRRILADLTPLRTSPDYRRLWVGNTISWIGQGMTSLAVSLQVYDITRSSFSVGLVGLCSLVPLVLFGLYGGAVADTVDRRKLGLWSAAGSAVLSVVLAAGALADFHRVWFLYAVVALQAVCAALNSPARSSMIPRLLPPEQLPAANALQSMTTTSGFLVGPMLGGLVVGFWGYQAAYLIDSVTFTAALYAMWRLPSMLPDRAEGAKRASVLDGLRFLATKPNLRMTFFSDFCAMILAHPRALFPAIAGLWYGGDARTAGLLAAAPAVGALLGGVFSGWLGRIHRHGLAVVLAVSCWGAAIAVFGLTRELWLGLLFLALAGFSDTVSMVFRNTMLQAAVPDEMRGRLQGVFIVVVAGGPRAGDFLAGSVADLASPAVAVVGGGLACVVAVGLLALGRRGFLRYDARSPQP, from the coding sequence GTGAGCGGGACGAAGGCCCAGGCGCCGGCCAAGAGCCGCCGGATACTCGCCGACCTCACCCCGCTGCGCACCTCGCCCGACTACCGCAGGCTCTGGGTCGGCAACACCATCTCCTGGATCGGCCAGGGCATGACCTCGCTCGCGGTCTCCCTCCAGGTCTACGACATCACCCGGTCCAGCTTCTCGGTCGGTCTCGTCGGCCTCTGCTCCCTCGTCCCACTGGTCCTCTTCGGCCTGTACGGCGGGGCTGTCGCCGACACCGTGGACCGCCGCAAGCTCGGCCTGTGGAGCGCGGCGGGCTCGGCCGTACTCTCCGTGGTGCTGGCCGCCGGCGCGCTCGCCGACTTCCACCGGGTCTGGTTCCTGTACGCCGTCGTCGCGCTGCAGGCGGTCTGCGCCGCCCTCAACTCCCCGGCCAGAAGCTCGATGATCCCCCGGCTGCTGCCGCCGGAGCAGCTGCCCGCGGCCAACGCGCTGCAGTCGATGACCACGACCTCAGGCTTCCTCGTCGGCCCGATGCTGGGCGGGCTGGTCGTGGGCTTCTGGGGCTACCAGGCCGCGTACCTGATCGACAGCGTCACCTTCACCGCCGCGCTGTACGCGATGTGGCGGCTGCCCTCGATGCTGCCCGACCGCGCCGAAGGGGCGAAGCGGGCGTCGGTCCTGGACGGGCTGCGGTTCCTGGCCACCAAGCCCAATCTCCGGATGACGTTCTTCTCCGACTTCTGCGCGATGATCCTTGCCCATCCGCGGGCGCTCTTCCCGGCCATTGCCGGGCTCTGGTACGGCGGTGATGCCCGGACGGCCGGACTGCTGGCTGCCGCGCCCGCCGTGGGCGCCCTGCTCGGCGGGGTCTTCTCCGGCTGGCTCGGCCGGATCCACCGGCACGGTCTCGCCGTCGTCCTCGCGGTGTCCTGCTGGGGCGCGGCGATCGCCGTCTTCGGGCTGACCCGCGAACTCTGGCTCGGGCTGCTCTTCCTCGCGCTCGCGGGCTTCTCAGACACCGTGTCGATGGTGTTCCGCAACACGATGCTCCAGGCCGCGGTGCCGGACGAGATGCGCGGCCGGCTCCAGGGCGTCTTCATCGTCGTTGTGGCGGGCGGTCCGCGGGCCGGGGACTTCCTGGCCGGTTCGGTCGCCGATCTCGCCTCGCCCGCGGTGGCCGTGGTCGGGGGCGGGCTGGCGTGTGTGGTGGCGGTCGGGCTGCTCGCCCTCGGACGGCGAGGGTTCCTCCGTTACGACGCGAGGTCGCCGCAGCCGTGA
- a CDS encoding GNAT family N-acetyltransferase: protein MVTTLIDRASAQDAEALTALVQASRAYEGRYAPMVAGYRVTADSIERHPVYKAADPAGRVLGFYVLLLDDAELDPAFVADEAQGLGIGRLLMEHMFGHAGEAGLPHVRVVSHPPAEKFYRRTGARRTGTVAPVPPKVTWERPEPRFEL from the coding sequence ATGGTGACGACACTGATCGACAGGGCCTCCGCGCAGGACGCGGAGGCCCTCACCGCGCTGGTGCAGGCCTCCCGGGCCTACGAGGGGCGATATGCCCCGATGGTCGCCGGATACCGCGTCACCGCCGACTCCATCGAACGCCACCCGGTGTACAAGGCGGCCGACCCCGCCGGGCGGGTGCTGGGCTTCTACGTCCTGCTCCTCGACGACGCCGAACTCGACCCGGCCTTCGTCGCCGACGAGGCGCAGGGGCTCGGCATCGGGCGGCTCCTGATGGAGCACATGTTCGGACACGCCGGGGAGGCCGGACTCCCGCATGTACGTGTCGTGTCCCACCCGCCGGCCGAGAAGTTCTACCGCCGTACGGGCGCCCGCCGCACCGGCACCGTCGCACCCGTACCGCCCAAGGTCACCTGGGAGCGGCCCGAGCCGCGGTTCGAGCTGTGA
- a CDS encoding N-acetyltransferase, which produces MSTRTDWITRAETGADTPAIRETDLAAFDTPLEADLVEALRADSSWIDGLSIVVTDQDGRLVGHALLTRCHIDDTPALCLAPVAVLPEYQGTGAGSAAVRTAACNSRHRDHRGGSEHQAPFPLKWFVGHRHRHCYRDPLDRHLSGLLDPGPGR; this is translated from the coding sequence ATGAGCACTCGCACCGACTGGATCACGCGCGCCGAGACCGGCGCCGACACCCCCGCCATCCGCGAGACCGACCTCGCCGCCTTCGACACCCCGCTGGAAGCCGACCTCGTCGAGGCCCTGCGGGCCGACTCCTCGTGGATCGACGGCCTGTCCATCGTCGTCACGGACCAGGACGGCAGGCTCGTCGGTCACGCGCTGCTGACCCGCTGTCACATCGACGACACCCCGGCGCTGTGCCTGGCCCCCGTCGCCGTACTCCCGGAGTACCAGGGGACCGGTGCCGGCTCCGCGGCCGTCCGTACCGCAGCCTGCAACAGCCGCCACCGCGACCATCGCGGCGGTTCAGAGCACCAAGCGCCTTTCCCCCTAAAGTGGTTCGTCGGTCACCGACACCGGCATTGTTACCGCGATCCGCTCGACCGGCACCTCTCGGGGCTACTGGATCCAGGACCCGGTCGATGA
- a CDS encoding type II toxin-antitoxin system prevent-host-death family antitoxin, with translation MTAQPEITQRDLRTRSKEIMDAVQSGQSFTVTRDGHRIGELIPLRRRRRFVPRGEFVAMSRTAPDIPLDAFRADQDAAAEQEMDDPYAR, from the coding sequence ATGACCGCGCAGCCCGAGATCACCCAGCGCGACCTGCGCACCAGGTCCAAAGAGATCATGGATGCCGTCCAGAGTGGCCAGTCCTTCACCGTCACCCGGGACGGGCACCGCATCGGCGAGCTGATCCCCCTGCGTCGGCGTCGGCGCTTCGTTCCGCGCGGCGAGTTCGTCGCCATGTCCCGCACCGCACCCGACATCCCCCTGGACGCCTTCCGCGCCGACCAGGACGCCGCCGCCGAGCAGGAGATGGACGACCCCTATGCCCGGTGA
- a CDS encoding type II toxin-antitoxin system VapC family toxin, translated as MPGEHQQGLLDTNIMILRKWINPEELPAEMAITAVTLAELSAGPHQVRSNAEQDDYDEHAERARRTDILQRAENEFDPIPFDAEAARIYGRVCAAVISAGRTPRRRIADLMIASIAIAEGLPLFTTNPDDFKGLDDLLAVVPVTRPTVLHDR; from the coding sequence ATGCCCGGTGAACACCAGCAGGGACTCCTCGACACCAACATCATGATCCTACGCAAGTGGATCAACCCCGAGGAGCTCCCCGCCGAGATGGCCATCACCGCCGTCACCCTGGCCGAACTCTCCGCAGGCCCCCACCAGGTTCGCAGCAACGCCGAACAGGACGACTACGACGAACACGCCGAACGCGCCCGCCGCACGGACATCCTCCAGCGCGCTGAGAACGAGTTCGACCCCATCCCCTTCGACGCGGAAGCCGCGCGCATCTACGGCCGGGTCTGCGCGGCCGTCATCAGCGCCGGCCGCACGCCCCGGCGCCGTATCGCCGATCTGATGATCGCCTCGATCGCCATCGCCGAAGGCCTCCCCCTGTTCACCACCAACCCCGACGACTTCAAGGGCCTGGACGACCTCCTCGCCGTCGTCCCCGTCACCCGACCCACAGTGCTCCACGACCGGTAG
- a CDS encoding DUF4192 family protein, with amino-acid sequence MGDRDRHPHRQGRTGAQAEGAPRPQEARQDQRLRREDCIVIPTREALREDTIRLIHDVIKNDDDPSGLDDATIHRITMGLTDPIARDRAMAFIYPCELNNARILWHHAIARCETTGYTGYTPALHTLAAWGHFVAGERHGAAIAVHAALAIDASYVMARLLHSFLDDGLDPDHLMFLVLEERDKHPEGQS; translated from the coding sequence CTGGGAGACCGAGACCGACACCCCCACCGTCAAGGCCGAACCGGCGCCCAAGCCGAAGGCGCGCCGCGCCCGCAAGAAGCCCGCCAAGACCAACGCCTGAGGCGAGAGGACTGCATCGTGATACCGACCCGCGAGGCTCTGCGCGAAGACACCATCCGCCTCATCCACGACGTCATTAAGAACGACGACGACCCCAGCGGCCTGGACGACGCCACGATTCACCGGATCACCATGGGGCTGACCGACCCCATCGCCCGTGACCGTGCCATGGCGTTCATCTACCCCTGCGAACTGAATAACGCCCGCATCCTGTGGCACCATGCCATCGCGCGCTGCGAAACCACCGGGTACACCGGCTACACCCCGGCCCTTCACACCCTCGCCGCCTGGGGCCACTTCGTTGCAGGCGAACGGCACGGCGCAGCGATCGCCGTACACGCGGCACTCGCGATCGATGCCTCCTACGTCATGGCCCGGCTTCTCCACAGCTTTCTGGACGACGGCCTGGACCCCGACCACCTGATGTTCCTCGTTCTCGAGGAGCGCGACAAACACCCCGAGGGCCAGTCCTAA
- a CDS encoding N-6 DNA methylase codes for MQQLDLFAQDTPEPAPVPATFKSTPAPHAEARPASAPAQPPRRKPYFQTLRTSGVDFGEAIADAWYRAHGSSRMDIPVGIVAALALWPIKSDGAGHAQALADFIASQPADALPAGFGEVVAANWLQRPDLIDTAAPIFRWTEENHDEPTLRAIKAVTDAALKHGVLQHTGDSDPYMRSETDLMSWTITKLRHHSSRSGLGEYHTPPEVCEMMARVLIEGDLDRMHRFYEPAGGTGGMFRAAAQILREYQRDPHDFGWMLQELDAIAAAGAAVNTIIWDLGPGALVACGNTLSEGDMTSRALGHQRAIFEHRNRIVAAGATAAALAQAERLISRAGEGIQAA; via the coding sequence ATGCAGCAGCTCGACCTCTTCGCCCAGGACACCCCCGAACCGGCGCCAGTGCCCGCCACTTTCAAGTCCACCCCCGCCCCGCATGCCGAGGCGAGGCCCGCTTCCGCACCTGCACAGCCGCCCCGGCGCAAGCCGTACTTCCAGACGTTGCGCACCAGCGGCGTCGACTTCGGTGAGGCGATCGCCGACGCGTGGTACCGCGCCCACGGCAGTAGCCGCATGGACATACCCGTCGGCATCGTTGCCGCCCTCGCCCTCTGGCCGATCAAGAGCGACGGCGCCGGCCACGCCCAGGCGCTCGCCGACTTCATCGCCAGCCAGCCTGCCGATGCGCTCCCCGCCGGATTCGGTGAAGTCGTCGCCGCCAACTGGCTCCAGCGGCCCGACCTCATCGACACCGCGGCCCCGATCTTCCGCTGGACCGAGGAGAACCACGATGAGCCGACCCTGCGCGCCATCAAGGCCGTCACCGACGCCGCGCTGAAGCACGGTGTCCTGCAGCACACCGGCGACAGCGACCCCTACATGCGGTCTGAGACCGACCTCATGTCCTGGACCATCACCAAGCTCCGCCACCACTCGTCCCGTTCAGGACTCGGCGAGTACCACACCCCGCCCGAGGTCTGCGAAATGATGGCCCGGGTGCTCATCGAGGGCGACCTCGACCGCATGCACCGCTTCTACGAGCCCGCCGGCGGTACAGGCGGCATGTTCCGCGCGGCCGCCCAGATTCTGCGCGAATACCAGCGCGACCCGCACGACTTCGGCTGGATGCTCCAGGAGCTGGACGCCATCGCCGCTGCCGGAGCCGCGGTCAACACGATCATCTGGGACCTCGGGCCCGGTGCCCTCGTGGCCTGTGGCAACACCCTCTCCGAGGGGGATATGACGAGCCGGGCCCTGGGGCATCAGCGGGCGATCTTCGAGCACCGGAACCGCATCGTGGCAGCGGGGGCGACGGCGGCCGCACTGGCGCAGGCGGAGCGCCTGATCAGTAGGGCGGGCGAGGGCATACAGGCCGCCTGA
- a CDS encoding PP2C family protein-serine/threonine phosphatase: MTRRLANAVYINLNGACDPLNLAAAPTRRAAELDKLLGSAPGRTITHRLSTRITAHAPRAGWKHSINTPAMDAWRALTGGSRPPQLRGPIVFAATPQAPSWSPADLEAISAAVGVRTTVRPTAAFAQQCGGRSEQCDAVAIYHHRPAGRWAYVVLDGVGDTPLVREWTRHYAPRLAAAAARFGDPVGALKDIRRECLAEMPKWTDGELWADEPTACAVVVVYDQANNTLTTAWCGDARAYQVNEFGMHRLLTRDHNAAQYKRDRGMEVDDADRHWVMSHLAKFYGEIGWWRESADQVSRLLLCTDGVYEPLEDGERPGSLDALLLGEDERDAAGLLVDDAVRAAALLYDRPDNATALVVTLPEISDLWKLRALVKFSQR; this comes from the coding sequence ATGACTCGCCGCCTGGCCAACGCCGTCTACATCAACCTCAACGGCGCCTGCGATCCGCTCAACCTTGCCGCCGCCCCGACGCGGCGCGCCGCCGAGCTCGACAAGCTGCTCGGCTCCGCGCCCGGCCGCACCATCACCCACCGCCTGTCCACGAGGATCACCGCCCACGCCCCGCGCGCTGGCTGGAAGCACAGCATCAACACCCCCGCCATGGATGCGTGGAGGGCGCTCACCGGCGGCAGCCGGCCCCCGCAGCTGCGCGGACCGATCGTGTTCGCCGCCACCCCGCAGGCACCCAGCTGGAGCCCGGCCGACCTCGAGGCCATCTCCGCCGCAGTTGGCGTGCGCACCACGGTTCGCCCGACCGCAGCGTTTGCCCAGCAGTGCGGCGGGCGCAGCGAGCAGTGCGACGCCGTGGCCATCTACCACCACCGCCCCGCCGGACGCTGGGCCTACGTCGTCCTCGACGGCGTCGGCGACACCCCGCTGGTGCGCGAGTGGACCCGCCACTACGCACCGCGCCTGGCGGCCGCCGCCGCACGCTTCGGAGACCCGGTGGGCGCCCTCAAGGACATCCGCCGCGAGTGCCTCGCCGAGATGCCCAAGTGGACGGACGGGGAGTTGTGGGCGGACGAGCCGACTGCTTGCGCGGTCGTCGTCGTGTACGACCAGGCGAACAACACGCTGACCACAGCCTGGTGCGGTGATGCCCGCGCGTACCAGGTGAACGAGTTCGGCATGCACCGCCTGCTCACCCGCGACCACAACGCAGCCCAGTACAAGCGCGACCGCGGCATGGAAGTCGACGACGCGGACCGGCACTGGGTCATGTCGCACCTCGCCAAGTTTTACGGCGAGATCGGCTGGTGGCGCGAATCTGCCGACCAGGTCAGTCGTCTGCTGCTGTGCACGGACGGCGTCTACGAACCGCTTGAGGACGGAGAGCGACCCGGCAGCCTCGATGCCCTGCTGCTCGGCGAGGACGAGCGGGATGCGGCAGGGCTGCTCGTCGACGACGCGGTACGAGCTGCGGCGCTGCTCTACGACCGGCCGGACAATGCGACGGCCCTGGTGGTGACCCTCCCTGAGATCTCTGACCTGTGGAAACTCCGGGCTTTGGTCAAGTTTTCTCAGCGGTGA